The Alosa alosa isolate M-15738 ecotype Scorff River chromosome 11, AALO_Geno_1.1, whole genome shotgun sequence sequence GGCCACACAGCCCCACATACATCACCTTTCATGTCCAAACTGCTGTGGAAAATGCTTCAGCTACAACAGCAGACACTGCCCTCATAGAAGGCCATGATCAATTACGAGTGGCTCGAATGAAATCACTTGTTgacgtttttttcccctccccacTCTTTCCCAGTTAAACGGCTTTTAAAACATTGACATGTCttaagtgaatgagtgaatgtagGTCTGCTGCCACTCAGGGCAGGTTTCAGTTAAGCACAAACCAGCTGTGAGAGACTGCAGAGGAAGTGGGGACACACCAATACATTTCTCTCAAAAGAACAGTCAAGAGCTGACAACCGAAACCACAGTGGGAGGGACcaaagagagtgacagaaagaatGAAGAATTTGAATccgaagaagaaaaaaatgaacgGATACAAGCACTagtgacaaaacaaaaaacaaaaaatcttAAGAAACTGGTCTTAAGTAAAAGATGGGCGGGAAAGCAAATGGAAAGATGAATAGGTAGAAGCAGATAGAAAATCAACCCCAAACATCACAACATTGCTGCTATGCCACTGGTTCCTCCACAGGCCCTGTACAACCCCCCGCAGCTCCCGCCATCGTTTACCTCTCACTCTCATCTGCGGCCTTCTCGGCTTCCTCCAGCTTCTGCAGAGCGGTGGCCAGGCGTTCCTGAGCCCTGTCCAACTCCTCCTCGACCAGCTGGATGCGTCTGTTCAGGGAGGCCACATCCCCCTCGGCCTTTGGGAGCACACCAATGGCTGTTATGAGTCAATCTGCAGAGGCCGTGGATTAACATACCTGTGTCCACCCTGTGCATACGCACGGACGGGCGGGCACACATGGGCAATtcaacatatttacacacatacacattttgaGTGTTCATCATTATCATAAAGGATGTGGTTGACTTTTTTGCATGCTTGTTGGCCTCGCTGCTAGGTGTGACTGACTTGAACTGATGAAACAGCATGTCAAGTTTATGTCCAGTTCCCTAAGTCATCTGTCAACAGAGGAGTGAGGGCCTAGCCCTGAAGACCCTTCCAACACTActtgtacacgtacacacacacacacacacagtgtgtatctgtgtgctggCTGTGGCGACTGTTGAGGGGAGGGCAGGGCTGAGCTTTGTGCATTATTACTGGCCTCTTGAGAGAAGCTGAAGTCACTGTGGGCTGCAGAGACTCAAACCCACTGCCTGTCAGAGGCAACACAGGCCTGTCCAGGGGAATCACTCCTGCCCGTTTTAATAACTCCAGCTTCTCCTGTCTGGCCCTATTGTAAATGGAGCAACCTCTCATCACAGGTCTGTGGAAGGTTTATCTCCAAGGTCATAAAAATACAAGTAGCCAATTATTTTCAAACCCCAATGAATTTGCCTGAGCATATAAGAGACATCTTTGAACTCGAGATATCAGCTATTTGCACTGCACTTGTAGCATGGGTCCGTGTGTCATGATCAAACTGTATGAGGTCAATAAATGCAttttgaggtaggcctacttcctgGCGTAATAAGGGAGCTGAACTCTACTGAAGACTCCCATACAGTGGCCTCACGCACGTGCTATTTGCAGCGTACGGGCAAAGTGCATCTTGTGTAGTCAATTGAGATAATGAGGACGTAACGCAAAGATAAACTGACAGTATCTAATGCTGTCATCATATGCTTCACTGAGCCACTAACAAACCACACCCTAAAGCATGCCGTCTTTTTTTAATAGACGCGAAAGGCTCATTATAATTTGCATCTTAACCACCAATGTAGTTAAAGAGTTGGCAAGGAGACTGATGGCATAGACCACGCTGATTTTGAGTGAGATAGCTGTGACCGACCGTAGCCTCAGAGAGGAAGGTGGATCCCCTGACTGTTTGAATGTGCGACACCACGGCTTGCTTGTCCTTATATGGCAAACTAACTTTAAAACGGTGGTTGTCAGGTCCCAAAAGGCTCTCCACTGAGCACGGAGAAGGTGAGCCTGCGTTTAAATCAGTCATAGCCTAAATATTAGGCCTTCAGAGACAGGCCAAGATCAATCCGACAACATCCCTCCATCACAGCAAGATGCGTTGCTGGAATGCAATCTTACAACCTCTCAGCCTACTAAAGAGTAATTAATTAAATTCCAACAGGCGGGTTTTACCATTCAAATACCCCACCACAAGTCACCCAGGCGGAATTAAAAGAGGTATGCAAACCACGTTCAAACACCCACAGCACCATCGCCGTCAGGTTTCGTAGCCGAACCCACTCTAATGAATTTAGCGATTATTGAAGATGCTCATGACACAGGGGTAAGACGCCGCGACTAGCCCATTTCTAAGTTAGTGTGGAATTAACGCTTAGTATTTCGTACGGTCCTAACAACACACCAAGGGATTTCAGTCGAATTTCTGCAAGTCTTCTATCTCATAAGCCTGCCGTACAGGTAATCTGTTGCTGTGGGAAAATACTAAGGCGTGCGCATGTTATATTTAGCTGGCTAACTAGCTGGTGCGCTGCACAGCGGGGTGCAACGTAAATACCGCTATGTCACAGCACCACATCATCTTGCACTGTAGGGTACCATTAAACATATCTACAACCTCAGACTTGAAATGCATCTCCCTATGAAATGACATGGATTACAAAATTGTTAACGGAAAAAATAGAAGAAGCGGATACAATCGTCACTGGTGGTGCTACTTTgtatcaaatgaatcattgaaggCTTACTGTTTCTCTGGCTTTCCTCTCCAAGCCCAACTCCTTCTGCAACCTTTCGGCTTTCTCTTCAGCACCGTCTGCTTGATCTTGCAAGGATCTTATTTTTCGTTTCACAGCTTCCAGTGATGTTAGTCCTGCCATTATGTTTACTTTGTCTTAAAATAGTGAGCTATGATGAATTTCCCTGAAATTTCCACAGAGCGCAAAATCGCCCTGGAAAGCAAGACACCGACTAAATAACAGCTCAACGCTGTACTTGCCTCGAGACGCTCAGCAACGCCTGGATTTCACCGGAAGTAACCATGTTTTCATAGCCGTGTGTAAGAAGAGCGAATATGCTAAAATTACAATTAAAGGCTATTGTTTAATCAGTAATTTATTTTACACAGTGGTTGATAtatttataaacaaataaaaacaactgtaatatttgtttatttcaaaaatgCATTTTCTAAGTCACGCCTCCGCATTACCGTGCATTAACCTAATGCATTCCACTAGGTAAGCTATGGACCTCCGTATTGTTATTGTGCGCCCTCTGCTGTAGGCTAGTGATTTGCGCTGTGCAAGAAAATTCTACTGCGCTCTTAACTTGGATAAACACTACATGGTCTGTACAGCCTATTAAACATGCGAAACTACGaaaagtaaataaacaaacaacaccaTTATTACCTAATAGGCTACATaacatagtaggcctaggcctagacgACTTGATTCAGCTTCATTGAAAACTTCATTGTAAGGTAGCCTACCCATTTTTTCCAATAGGTGGTACTTCAGGCTTGGATTATGTCAAGTTCAAAGATATATTTCACGAATTTAGTCAGATAGGCTATAGAAGCTCACTTTTCATGAGCTCGTTAAACACTATACATTACACTTGTAAAAAATTCCATGTATTTAACATGAGCATGATAATATATCATAGCCTACGGACAAAAATCTGCCATTAATCATCTGCATGATTGTAAATCACtacatatagtaggcctacaatataggctacttgtcaTATTAcactacacagacacattcCTTTCATGGAGTTTTTTTGCACATTGACTCACGATTTAATTGGCTATTATCGACTGTCCTGCTGACTTAATTAATAGGCTAGATGAGATCTTAACTTTTCGGATCAGGGCGTAGCCACTGAAAACATAACCACCATTTCAATAATAGTCCTGCGACTGAACCTAgctatttaaaaataaaaatgccttTTTGAAACAAAGGCAAGAACCGAATAGGGAAGGGACAATTTAGAAGCGGACAGCCCAAATGTTAGTCTTTACCATATAAAGTACTGAGCTAAATGTATCGGGCTTACAATCCAGTTGAGAAGATTCAGCATCCATTTCAAGGGCAATAATGTAAATGCTGTTGCTGTAAATGTAGTTGTAGCAAGTTTGCCAAGTGTTGCTCGTCTCATATGACTAGTGGGCTACTACCAAAAGACAACCACATCCTTTACGAAGGTGAAAGGTGATTCTTTGGTGACACcacttaaaacatgcacagAAAATACCTTGTGTAACATGACAGTTCTTACGGATTTTTTTTCGCAACAGATTTTGACCTTATAGATCATTAATTATACATTAAGTAGGCATACCAGAGAAATATATTCAATGACATTGTTTAAAAACTGTCATTTCACACAGCAGGCAACTTGGAAATATGGACAACTTGTGGGGAAAGCAGTGAACTGCGAGAATGGTGTGGCATTCTGTGGTGACCCTTCATACTTACGTCTGTGGCTTTCTTCTCTGCGAGTTCCAATTTCTCTTGGGCATCTTTAAGGGATGTAGAATATTTGTCCAACTCATCTTCAGTGGACTTCAATTTCTTCTGCAGTGCTACCAGGTCATCTTCCAgctgatttttttattattattatcgtgTGAGAGGTCAGAAGGGTGAACAGCAGGAAACAAAGCGTGTGCGCGTAGAGGACGCGAGGGAGGCAATGGACatggacagaggagagagaaagaagcagCAAAATTAAAAAGAGGCAAAGATGCACACGTGGAATACCTTGGTGGCCGTCTTCTCGGCCTCAAGCAATTTTTCTTCAGCAGACTGGAACTCCTCATGTAATTTATCTCGCTCATCTTCGGTAATACGCAATTTCTTTTCCACATCTCTTAATTCATCTTCTAACTATACATGCATGTAAACAGTCAGCATTAGGCATACAAGACATGAAGTCATTCGAACTAATAATTAAACAAAGTGTCTAGGTAGCAACATATCTATTTCACTGTAATACAATCACTTATAGGATATACTGTAAAATGCAATACTGATGGTGATTAAATCACAATTGATGACAAATAGGCTATTCAGTATCATTCACAGCACAGATGCAAACTATTTTATCCCACACGAAACACAAAAGGTAGTCTAATTCAAACGTTTAGTTCTTTCAAAATACTATATTCCATGTTTTGAGCAATATTATTAAATCCACACCGGATGGGTAGTCCACTCAGATCGTGATTTAGAAGTTAACTCGCCATCCCTCGCTCTTTTCTATGGTACACATTTATCTCCCCCAAATAAAGCCGACCTGTTTGCTCCTGTCCTCCGCTGCTTTCTTGTCGGATTCAGCCTGCTCCGCTCTGTCCAAGGCATTCTCCTTGTCGAGCTTGAGCATTTGCATCTTCTTCTTGATGGCATCCATGGCTGGTTATTGTTTGTTTCACTGCACCAAAAATCTCCGAAAAGTTAACCAAGGGGGGATGTGAGGCAGCGCCGGTTTACACTGAGGCGACTGTGTCGGACTGATGGCTGAGCTGGAGTGCAAGCGTTTGCAAGAGTAAGTTCAGTCAAATATGTACTTCCACAAGGGGAGCGACTGAATTCCTTGGGACATTCAATACTTTTTTGGAAACGGCGTTTGTGGGTTCCTTCCCCATGCCCTTTCTTTTTTATGGATCTGCATGGCGATTCGCTGTTGCCAGACACTTGACCGTTGATATGACTATATATGGGATGTGATGTTCCAACCAAGGAGGTACACCTCTTAAGACGGCTGTGTGTATTGCTAACGCCTCAATCTGTACAAGTAGACCTCGCAGTGAAAAGAATCAGAAGTGCGGCGAGACAAGTGAACAATTTTCAGTGGACTAGATCTTCTTTCTGTAACCGCATTAAGCCAAGACAAACACCTTTTGTCAAGGTTATCCAACATACAAACTCTAAACCTAAGCCCTTCTGCTTATTTTCATTGCAAGTGATTTTCATATTTTAGTTGGCCTACTTTGTCTCTCGTGAAATGTGATTGTCTGGTTTGACAACAAATGTTAAGGGTTCATGGAGAGCACTGAGCACTCAGTCAAACACATTGCTTTTCAGCTGCAACTCGGCAAACTTCGTGAAAATGACCAACTGTTTTGCGTTGGAATGCTGACTTCCCCGTCTTCGACCACCCCCCCGAGGTCGTTTCGAAGAAGCAGCTGTTAATACAACCACTGAGATGGGTTTTACTGTCATGTCCCAAAGCATCCCAGAGAAGTACCTATGAGACTTGGAACTGGCAAATAGTTACATTAATTAGTATGGAACAGAGATGAATGATGGGGATTGACACCCTAAATGTGGATCATTCAAATATATTGTGGTAGGTTAATCCTGGCCCAATTAAGAAAGTCTCCAGATGGACAGTCAATGATTAGTCATCTTATGTTACTTCTGCCAGAGCCTGTCCTGTTTAACCACAGGTCTAACTCACGCAAAGCAAACAGTAATGACAAATTAAGTCAGACAAGGCAGATAAGTTGAAGTGCTGACTTGTTGGCAGTATCTTTTAACTCAATGTACAATAGATGCCCACTTGACAGTAAACAATGCAAACCATGCAATCCAATATTTTCTTTATGTTCTGTTCACTTGTCTCAAGATGACTCGGTGCATATTTTTAGATTTCCTTCGACCACCTGCCTCTGTTTGTATATCTCTTCTATGTGCTCAGGGCATAAGCACAGTGTTAGATGCCCTCTAAAATTATCACAGGCATCCTCTTCTGAATCTCAACCTCTCAGCATTGTGATTACTCTTGGAAATGCAATAGGTTGCAGGACATCATTAGACTTTCAGAAATGTAATATGAACAAATAGCTTAGGACTGACAAGGTATACCACAAGAGATACATCAGTTTCTGAATTAGATtcaataataatgtaattcagTAGCCAATACATACTGTAGAATGTAGATACATAGCGGATGGCATTAGAGACAACAAAACATGTTACATCATTAAGTAAATTAGTATTGTACTCCATGGTATATAAAAGTGGTAGATACTGAAGTGGGAGTTCCCATCTGTCAAATCAAAGCCAGTTCGACCCCAGGCTCTGTTACCACCAGGGGTAACAAGTTCTCAGATCTGTGTGAAACTCCTCAGGCCAGCTAGACTGTAAATGTGCTCCCAGGGATGACTTAACTGGCGAGTCATTTGTGAGTAAGCATTCATCAGCAGTGTATAGACtggtaaatatgtgtgtgtgtgtgtgtgtgtgtgtgtgtgtgtgtgtgtgtgtgtggaggggggtgctGTGTGATTATGACTGGCAGGTAATATTACATTGTTTTCATGATCCTGCAGGTCAGAGCGCAAGCCCCGACAGAGAAGTCCTGGCAAAACAATAACTGCcagtgaaaataatagccaaccttttttaaaaaaaaaaacttttttttcaattttaccACACATCCCTCCCCAGCCCCTCCAATCCCAAACAGACTTTGAAAAATTATATTGGAATTCACATATGGTTGGAAAGGCAGAGGTCAACAAAGCTTTCATCCCATTGCTTTTAAACCATTTCATCGTGCTGTGAAGGTGTCACTAGAGTTTACTTTCATTAAAACTTATGCTAAAGAAAGTCCGTCAGCAGCATGGTTCAGGACTCCTGTCTCAGCACAGACCGAGAAGGGGGGTTATCCATCCTCCGTTTCACTTTACAACTCCATAAACTCTATTTTCTACAGTACAGATTCAAAGAGCACACTCAATATCCAGCTTTAAATTCATGTGTGAAATGTTATTGTTGTGTCTGAAGACACACTGAAGATCCAAAACAAGCAaggaaaccaacacacacacacaggttttgaTACAGTACCAGGAAACactcctccccactcctctcctttgTAACAGGAGCTGATCACGGAAGCTGTTAATTAGCTCAGCTTTTATTCTGAGGCTGTCAGTTGAAGTTTGAGGATGCCATGTTGTACTCACAAAGGCATTCGGGGCATGAGAATAAGTCTCATCATAAGGTATTagtttaatgttttcattttggaTATTGTAACGGTATAAATAACCACAAGCTCATTTGGAGAAGATTTGATGTAAATAAACAACTAAAAATACCTCTTAGTGTCTAGACAACGTGATGGGTTTCAGAAGAGGCCCCCTCAGGCATTAGGCAAGCTGGAGTTACCAGCAATCAAATTGGACAGTCCCGAAAGAGAAAATGGATCTGTTTACAAAAACTCAACAAGGTTATCTGTTTCTTTATAAGATATGAATCTTCATAGGATTCTTCATATTTATAATGTTAATGCAATGTCCATTGTGAACATGCCGTATTTTGTGCAGCAACAAATATTTGCCCGAAAGCACAGAAAAATGGCATGAAaagttttaactgtaaatgtaatgtatgaAGAAAAAGATACATAAgatacatacatatgtgtgcACAGATGCATGCTCATACCCACACAAAATAAGTTTAAATGTAGGCTTCTGAGTTATTTCGGTTCACTAGGTCAGACCATATCATGCCAGTTCTCTACTTTTGTATTTAAACAGTCCCTGCCTTGGATGTCATGTTTAAAATAAAGTGGTATAATTATGAGGTGGCTTGACATCCAACATTTCAAACAAACTGTGTGCCTGTAAAACTCAAGACTCTAAAAGAAGTTGACTCTTTCAAAGCCTTTCTGAGAGTTTGTCTTTTTTAAGCAACAGAGAAGACATTTTGCATGTGTCTTTTATGTTTAAGTGCAAACTTTTTGAGAGCCATTTGGTCTGCAGCTTCTTAAGCCTTCCACATTACATATGTCCCAGCAAATGACACATGCTCCAATCCCTATGGGAGAAGTGGATGAAATGTTTGCCATGGTTGTTTAAAACCCAGCCTGTCTCTGGAATGTCTGCTTTTGTTAGAAGGGGACCAGCACATCTTTAC is a genomic window containing:
- the tpm1 gene encoding tropomyosin alpha-1 chain isoform X16; protein product: MDAIKKKMQMLKLDKENALDRAEQAESDKKAAEDRSKQLEDELRDVEKKLRITEDERDKLHEEFQSAEEKLLEAEKTATKLEDDLVALQKKLKSTEDELDKYSTSLKDAQEKLELAEKKATDAEGDVASLNRRIQLVEEELDRAQERLATALQKLEEAEKAADESERGMKVIENRAMKDEEKMELQEIQLKEAKHIAEEADRKYEEVARKLVIVEGELERTEERAELAESKCSDLEEELKTVTNNLKSLEAQAEKYSQKEDKYEEEIKVLTDKLKEAETRAEFAERSVAKLEKTIDDLEEKLSHAKEENLEMNQMLDQTLMELNNM